One genomic window of Micrococcus flavus includes the following:
- a CDS encoding pyruvate kinase codes for MASLADTAPAPDALIEEVEALRARLVRAERDQSARLDRVAERHRASARNLVHYVALRAEDLRPLQDALSAVGLSSLGRMEAGVLGHLDAVLTALHALAGHAPRPGDPVPSPAEEAAPLTPAAGRDVLEERAEQLLGPVRPERDTRIMVTLPSEAADDPDLVRRLAAAGMDLARVNCAHDDEAAWERMIAHVRADAAEGRPAPRVAMDLAGPKLRTGPLEPGPRVRKVKPGRDVDGRVLVSSRVWLGAADAPEAEDAVVVPLAPGAEDVLGRLAPGEQAMLTDARDSDRVLTVRAATGAGVLLTCEKTVYWATGTEVDTPHGTLTAGELPTTARAMRVHGGEQIVLTRSMEPQPAVTEPPYVIGCSLPQAFRDVSPGDRVLIDDGKITGRVDANDGERITLTVIGAGPSGAKLKAEKGVNFPDTYLDLPALTEEDRSRLPFAAAHADVVNMSFVRSAEDVAQLIDALEAEDAQDVEISLKIETVEAFERLPAMLLEAMRWDGVGVMIARGDLAVEAGFERMAELQEEILWLCEAAHVPAIWATQVLESLAKDGLPSRAEITDAAMAQRAEAAMLNKGPYIVEAVEALSDILERMAGHADKKRDMLRRLRSWSL; via the coding sequence ATGGCCTCCCTCGCCGACACCGCGCCCGCCCCCGACGCCCTGATCGAGGAGGTCGAGGCCCTCCGGGCCCGCCTCGTGCGCGCCGAGCGGGACCAGTCCGCGCGCCTGGACCGGGTGGCCGAGCGCCACCGGGCCTCCGCCCGGAACCTCGTGCACTACGTGGCCCTGCGCGCGGAGGACCTGCGTCCCCTGCAGGACGCGCTCTCCGCCGTCGGGCTGTCCTCGCTCGGCCGCATGGAGGCGGGCGTGCTCGGCCACCTGGACGCCGTCCTGACGGCCCTGCACGCGCTCGCCGGCCACGCGCCCCGCCCCGGGGACCCGGTCCCCTCCCCCGCGGAGGAGGCGGCCCCCCTCACCCCCGCCGCGGGCCGGGACGTCCTCGAGGAGCGGGCGGAGCAGCTGCTGGGCCCCGTGCGCCCCGAGCGGGACACCCGCATCATGGTCACCCTGCCCTCGGAGGCCGCCGACGACCCGGACCTGGTCCGGCGCCTCGCCGCGGCGGGCATGGACCTGGCCCGCGTGAACTGCGCGCACGACGACGAGGCCGCCTGGGAGCGCATGATCGCCCACGTCCGAGCGGACGCGGCCGAGGGTCGCCCCGCCCCGCGGGTGGCGATGGACCTCGCGGGCCCCAAGCTCCGGACCGGCCCGCTCGAGCCCGGCCCCCGGGTGCGGAAGGTCAAGCCCGGCCGCGACGTCGACGGGCGGGTGCTCGTGTCCTCCCGCGTGTGGCTGGGGGCGGCGGACGCGCCTGAGGCCGAGGACGCCGTCGTCGTGCCCCTGGCCCCCGGGGCCGAGGACGTGCTGGGCCGGCTGGCCCCGGGCGAGCAGGCGATGCTCACCGATGCGCGGGACTCCGACCGCGTGCTGACCGTGCGGGCGGCCACCGGTGCGGGGGTGCTCCTGACGTGCGAGAAGACCGTCTACTGGGCCACCGGCACCGAGGTGGACACCCCACACGGCACGCTCACGGCCGGGGAGCTGCCGACCACGGCACGGGCCATGCGCGTGCACGGGGGCGAGCAGATCGTGCTGACCCGGTCCATGGAGCCGCAGCCGGCGGTCACGGAGCCGCCCTACGTGATCGGCTGCTCCCTGCCCCAGGCGTTCCGGGACGTGTCCCCCGGAGACCGTGTGCTGATCGACGACGGGAAGATCACCGGACGCGTGGACGCCAACGACGGCGAGCGCATCACCCTGACGGTCATCGGGGCCGGACCCTCCGGCGCGAAGCTCAAGGCCGAGAAGGGCGTCAACTTCCCGGACACGTACCTGGACCTGCCGGCGCTGACCGAGGAGGACCGCTCCCGCCTGCCGTTCGCCGCCGCCCACGCGGACGTCGTGAACATGTCCTTCGTGCGCTCCGCGGAGGACGTGGCGCAGCTGATCGACGCGCTCGAGGCCGAGGACGCCCAGGACGTGGAGATCTCCCTGAAGATCGAGACGGTGGAGGCGTTCGAGCGGCTGCCGGCCATGCTCCTGGAGGCGATGCGCTGGGACGGCGTGGGCGTGATGATCGCGCGCGGCGACCTCGCGGTGGAGGCCGGGTTCGAGCGGATGGCCGAGCTGCAGGAGGAGATCCTGTGGCTGTGCGAGGCCGCCCACGTGCCCGCCATCTGGGCGACGCAGGTGCTGGAGTCGCTCGCCAAGGACGGCCTGCCCTCGCGCGCGGAGATCACCGACGCCGCCATGGCCCAGCGCGCCGAGGCGGCCATGCTCAACAAGGGCCCCTACATCGTCGAGGCCGTGGAGGCCCTGTCCGACATCCTCGAGCGCATGGCCGGGCACGCGGACAAGAAGCGGGACATGCTGCGCCGGCTGCGCTCCTGGTCCCTCTGA